The following proteins are co-located in the Conyzicola lurida genome:
- a CDS encoding TetR/AcrR family transcriptional regulator has protein sequence MTTPVPTAAQSAGSPAAPAGPPKSRDADNTRRLLLAAARRRFAHDGYTATTVRTIATDAGVNTALINRYFDSKEGLFEACIRNVGEQLERPAGGRTVEQTVARMIEQLTGPDTGERSLQLMLLMRSSGDEHADLIRQNILRSFAEGIARIAGWSPDRPDDGQLLLRAQLAVATALGITMLRNSSGFEPLAGATTEDLAAALAPSLTTLIGGE, from the coding sequence ATGACGACACCCGTTCCCACGGCTGCGCAGTCGGCCGGTTCCCCCGCCGCACCGGCCGGCCCGCCCAAGTCCCGCGACGCCGACAACACCCGCCGCCTCCTGCTCGCCGCCGCGCGCCGTCGGTTCGCCCACGACGGGTACACCGCCACGACGGTGCGCACCATCGCGACGGACGCGGGAGTGAACACGGCGCTGATCAACCGCTACTTCGACTCGAAGGAGGGACTGTTCGAGGCCTGCATCCGCAACGTCGGCGAGCAGCTCGAGCGGCCGGCGGGCGGGCGCACCGTCGAGCAGACCGTGGCCAGGATGATCGAACAGCTGACCGGCCCCGACACCGGCGAGCGCTCGCTACAGCTGATGCTCCTCATGCGGTCGTCGGGCGACGAGCACGCCGACCTGATCCGGCAGAACATCCTCCGCTCGTTCGCGGAGGGCATCGCGCGCATCGCCGGCTGGAGCCCCGACCGCCCCGACGACGGCCAGCTGCTGCTGCGCGCCCAGCTCGCGGTGGCGACCGCGCTCGGCATCACGATGCTGCGCAACTCGTCGGGGTTCGAGCCGCTCGCGGGCGCGACCACCGAAGACCTCGCGGCCGCGCTGGCCCCGAGCCTGACGACGCTGATCGGTGGCGAATAG
- a CDS encoding helix-turn-helix transcriptional regulator, with the protein MTTTTSRLLNLLSLLQARRDWPGTVLAERLGVSHRTVRRDVDRLREMGYSIGATMGPDGGYRLDAGSELPPLLFDDDQVVALTVALQAATATGAGIGEAALRALTTVRQVLPSRLRHRLDAVEFHSVPRPGDGPVSAVAPDLLLALSAAVRASEVLRFDYAGGSEEAPPRRVEPHHLVTSQGRWYLVAWDLDRDDWRIFRADRIAPRAPTGPRFVPREIPGGDARDFVSARFKGSATADAWPCSGTVVLDLPVDAVLPFAGDGSVEADGADRTRYTAGSWSWVALAASLNRFDTDIEVVGPPELAAAFARLAARNTATATRG; encoded by the coding sequence ATGACGACGACCACCTCCCGGCTGCTCAACCTGCTCTCGCTGCTGCAGGCCCGGCGCGACTGGCCGGGTACCGTACTCGCCGAGCGGTTGGGGGTAAGCCACCGCACGGTGCGCCGCGACGTCGACCGCCTCCGCGAGATGGGCTACAGCATCGGGGCCACGATGGGGCCGGATGGCGGATACCGACTGGACGCCGGAAGCGAGCTGCCCCCGCTGCTCTTCGACGACGACCAGGTTGTCGCGCTGACCGTGGCACTGCAGGCGGCGACGGCCACCGGCGCGGGCATCGGGGAAGCGGCGCTCCGCGCGCTCACCACCGTGCGGCAGGTACTACCCTCGCGCCTGCGACACCGGTTGGACGCGGTCGAGTTCCATTCCGTTCCTCGTCCCGGCGACGGCCCCGTGTCGGCGGTGGCGCCCGACCTGCTGCTCGCGCTCTCCGCCGCCGTGCGGGCGAGCGAGGTGCTGCGGTTCGACTACGCGGGCGGGTCCGAGGAGGCGCCGCCGCGGCGGGTCGAACCCCACCACCTCGTCACTTCGCAGGGGCGCTGGTACCTCGTCGCGTGGGACCTCGACCGCGACGACTGGCGCATCTTCCGCGCCGACCGCATCGCCCCGCGTGCGCCGACCGGCCCCCGGTTCGTCCCCCGCGAGATCCCTGGAGGCGACGCGCGCGACTTCGTCTCGGCGCGGTTCAAGGGTTCCGCGACGGCCGACGCCTGGCCGTGCAGCGGCACCGTCGTGCTCGACCTCCCCGTCGACGCCGTCCTGCCGTTCGCCGGAGACGGCTCGGTCGAGGCTGACGGCGCCGACCGCACCCGGTACACCGCCGGGTCGTGGTCGTGGGTGGCGCTCGCCGCGTCGCTGAACCGGTTCGACACCGACATCGAGGTCGTCGGCCCGCCGGAGCTTGCCGCGGCGTTCGCGCGGCTCGCCGCACGCAACACGGCGACCGCCACTCGCGGCTAA
- a CDS encoding MFS transporter, whose product MSRTIVEPQTGSIHTADGRRPNSTLIVLYLSLGGLSFAVLQSLVAPALATIGQDLGVSTSDASWVLTAYLLSAAVLTPVLGRLGDMVGKRRMLIVVLSLLLVGTVLAALAPNLGVLIIARALQGAAGAIMPLSIGVVRDELPREKVGVTIGLLSAIFGVGAGVGIVAAGPIVENLSWHWLFWLPAVLVVVALVGVIFGMPESSVKTPGRLDVLGAVILAVSLVSILLAISEGENWGWGSVETIGLLALGAVTLVVFVLVELRVASPLIDMRLMKLRGVWTAHVVALVFGFAMFGTFVLVPTLLQLPAATGYGFGKSVSEAGLFLLPTVVMMVVFGPLSGMLVRKFGPKLPMLLGGAFVTAAFVLPAIGHGEIWQVLLSGVLTGAGIGLALAATSNAIIESVPITQTGEAISVNTIARTIGSSIGTAVIAALITSHSTPQGLPTDDAFTIGFWDCAGVAVLAILAAIIAPSMRQLRANAVALGIDDLPDEKA is encoded by the coding sequence ATGTCACGAACGATCGTGGAACCCCAGACGGGTTCCATCCACACGGCCGACGGCCGTCGTCCCAACAGCACGCTCATCGTGCTCTACCTGTCGCTGGGCGGACTGTCGTTCGCCGTACTCCAGTCGCTCGTCGCCCCCGCGCTCGCGACCATCGGCCAGGACCTCGGCGTCTCGACCAGCGACGCCTCCTGGGTGCTGACCGCGTACCTGCTGTCCGCCGCGGTGCTCACTCCCGTGCTCGGACGCCTCGGCGACATGGTCGGCAAGCGCCGCATGCTCATCGTGGTGCTCTCGCTGCTGCTCGTCGGCACCGTGCTCGCCGCCCTCGCCCCGAACCTCGGCGTGCTGATCATCGCCCGCGCCCTGCAGGGTGCGGCCGGCGCGATCATGCCGCTGTCGATCGGCGTCGTGCGTGACGAGCTTCCGCGCGAGAAGGTCGGCGTGACCATCGGCCTGCTCTCCGCCATCTTCGGTGTCGGCGCCGGCGTCGGTATCGTCGCGGCCGGCCCGATCGTCGAGAACCTGTCGTGGCACTGGCTGTTCTGGCTGCCCGCGGTGCTCGTGGTCGTGGCCCTCGTCGGCGTGATCTTCGGCATGCCGGAGTCGTCGGTGAAGACCCCCGGACGCCTCGACGTTCTCGGTGCCGTCATCCTCGCCGTCTCGCTCGTCTCGATCCTCCTCGCCATCAGCGAGGGCGAGAACTGGGGCTGGGGCTCGGTCGAGACCATCGGACTGCTGGCACTCGGCGCCGTCACGCTCGTGGTCTTCGTTCTCGTCGAGCTGCGCGTCGCCTCGCCGCTGATCGACATGCGTCTGATGAAGCTCCGCGGCGTGTGGACCGCGCACGTCGTCGCCCTCGTCTTCGGTTTCGCGATGTTCGGCACGTTCGTGCTCGTTCCGACCCTGCTGCAGCTCCCCGCTGCGACCGGCTACGGCTTCGGCAAGTCCGTCTCGGAGGCCGGCCTGTTCCTGCTGCCGACCGTCGTGATGATGGTCGTCTTCGGACCGCTGTCGGGCATGCTCGTGCGCAAGTTCGGCCCGAAGCTGCCGATGCTGCTCGGCGGTGCCTTCGTCACGGCGGCGTTCGTGCTGCCGGCCATCGGCCACGGCGAGATCTGGCAGGTACTGCTCTCGGGTGTGCTCACCGGTGCCGGCATCGGACTCGCCCTCGCGGCCACCTCGAACGCCATCATCGAGAGCGTGCCGATCACGCAGACCGGTGAGGCGATCAGCGTCAACACCATCGCCCGCACCATCGGCAGCAGCATCGGAACCGCCGTGATCGCGGCCCTGATCACCTCCCACAGCACCCCGCAGGGCCTGCCGACGGACGACGCCTTCACCATCGGATTCTGGGACTGCGCCGGCGTCGCCGTGCTCGCGATCCTGGCCGCGATCATCGCGCCGTCGATGCGCCAGCTGCGTGCCAACGCGGTTGCGCTCGGCATCGACGACCTGCCGGACGAGAAGGCGTAG
- the panD gene encoding aspartate 1-decarboxylase, translating into MLLTMFASKIHRATVTHSDLHYVGSLTVDLDLLDAAEMLPGQQVSVVDVDNGERFETYLIAGERGSGVIGVNGAAAHKALIGDTVILITYAQMTRDEALEFSPVVVHVDAGNRIVDIGQDPAAPVEGAEAPPFALHASRDAANRPIDA; encoded by the coding sequence GTGCTCCTGACAATGTTCGCCTCGAAGATCCACCGTGCCACCGTGACCCACTCCGACCTGCACTACGTCGGATCGCTCACCGTCGACCTCGACCTGCTCGACGCCGCGGAGATGCTGCCCGGGCAACAGGTGAGCGTCGTCGACGTCGACAACGGGGAGCGGTTCGAGACCTACCTGATCGCCGGCGAACGGGGATCGGGGGTGATCGGCGTGAACGGGGCGGCCGCTCACAAGGCGCTGATCGGCGACACCGTGATCCTCATCACCTACGCGCAGATGACGCGGGATGAGGCGCTGGAGTTCTCGCCGGTCGTCGTGCACGTCGACGCGGGCAACCGCATCGTCGACATCGGTCAGGACCCGGCCGCGCCGGTCGAGGGCGCGGAGGCGCCGCCGTTCGCGCTGCACGCGTCGCGGGATGCCGCGAATCGACCCATCGACGCCTGA
- a CDS encoding LysR family transcriptional regulator encodes MIEIKHLRLLQALNVHGSMSAAARELGYSQSAVTQQIQLLERQLETPLLVRTRSGVRLTAAGEVLVRHGASVLASVALAEAEVDAVAGLRSGRVRISCFPSAAATILPRALGSVGRAHPGVSFTLIEAEPPKALELLRSGESDIAVIFEYATDGTVDGPRFPLQPDEVVTGLLDERVRVAMPADHPAAGEPWVTLENLRESRWIAGCPECRGNLLDACERSGFRPDVAFETDDYIALQGLASAGLGVALVTDLMLTAARPDPGLFLKDLAPRSHRVVSAVSTGSLLAVPGVRQTIDALQAAAAEVSALVPQA; translated from the coding sequence ATGATCGAGATCAAGCACCTCCGCCTGCTGCAGGCCCTCAACGTGCACGGCTCCATGTCGGCGGCGGCGCGCGAGCTCGGTTACTCACAGTCCGCGGTCACGCAGCAGATCCAGTTGCTCGAGCGGCAGCTCGAGACCCCGCTGCTCGTGCGCACCCGCTCCGGCGTGCGTCTCACGGCCGCGGGCGAAGTGCTGGTGCGGCACGGGGCGAGCGTACTCGCGTCGGTCGCGCTCGCCGAGGCCGAGGTCGACGCCGTCGCCGGGCTGCGGTCGGGGCGCGTGCGCATCTCCTGCTTCCCGAGCGCGGCGGCGACGATCCTTCCGCGCGCTCTCGGCAGCGTCGGCCGGGCACACCCCGGGGTGTCCTTCACGCTGATCGAGGCCGAGCCGCCCAAGGCGCTCGAGTTGTTGCGTAGTGGCGAGAGCGACATCGCCGTGATCTTCGAGTACGCCACCGACGGCACCGTCGACGGGCCCCGTTTCCCCCTGCAGCCCGACGAGGTCGTGACGGGACTGCTCGACGAGCGCGTGCGCGTGGCGATGCCCGCCGACCACCCCGCGGCCGGCGAGCCATGGGTGACGCTCGAGAACCTGCGCGAATCCCGCTGGATCGCGGGCTGCCCCGAGTGCCGCGGCAACCTGCTCGACGCGTGCGAGCGCTCGGGCTTCCGGCCCGACGTGGCGTTCGAGACCGACGACTACATCGCGCTGCAGGGCCTCGCCTCGGCGGGGCTCGGGGTGGCGCTCGTCACCGACCTGATGCTCACGGCGGCGCGGCCCGATCCCGGGCTGTTCCTGAAAGACCTCGCGCCGCGGTCGCACCGCGTGGTCTCGGCGGTGTCGACCGGGTCGCTGCTCGCCGTGCCGGGGGTGCGCCAGACGATCGACGCGCTCCAGGCGGCGGCCGCCGAGGTCTCGGCGCTGGTGCCGCAAGCGTGA
- a CDS encoding EamA family transporter, producing the protein MSLFALFLVLSAAVCHAAWNVVAHGVSRSGVPFLWWAALVSTVLWAPLIPLAGGLGESGAGLFLGFAIGAGVSAVLHFGYMLVLQQGYARGRLSTVYATARGTGPALSAFLAVILLGEHIAPLAMLGIAVIVTGVVATGLIDRTPSVPGIRRRIDPSILFGVLTGIAIAAYTIWDAHALRTWGLSPVAFMVGCTAVEVLLYAPWAHRRRGELLGVVRAHWPRILAFGVLSPLSYILVLTAVTMAPVALVAPVREVSVVLVSLFGAVVLREGSAAKRITASVLVVGGVLMLTL; encoded by the coding sequence GTGTCGCTGTTCGCCCTGTTCCTCGTTCTGTCCGCCGCCGTCTGCCACGCCGCCTGGAACGTGGTCGCCCACGGCGTCAGCCGCAGCGGCGTGCCGTTCCTGTGGTGGGCCGCGCTCGTCAGCACCGTGCTCTGGGCGCCGCTGATCCCGCTGGCCGGCGGTCTCGGTGAGAGCGGCGCGGGCCTGTTCCTCGGGTTCGCGATCGGCGCCGGCGTCTCCGCGGTGCTGCACTTCGGCTACATGCTCGTGCTGCAGCAGGGGTACGCGCGCGGGCGGCTCTCGACGGTCTACGCCACCGCGCGCGGCACCGGACCGGCGCTCAGCGCCTTCCTCGCCGTCATCCTGCTCGGCGAACACATCGCGCCGCTCGCCATGCTCGGCATCGCGGTGATCGTCACGGGCGTGGTCGCCACCGGGCTCATCGACCGCACCCCGAGCGTGCCGGGCATCCGCCGCCGCATCGACCCGAGCATCCTCTTCGGCGTGCTGACGGGCATCGCGATCGCGGCGTACACGATCTGGGACGCGCACGCCCTGCGCACCTGGGGCCTCTCGCCCGTGGCGTTTATGGTCGGCTGCACCGCCGTCGAGGTGCTGCTCTATGCGCCGTGGGCGCACCGCCGCCGCGGCGAACTGCTCGGCGTCGTGCGGGCACACTGGCCGCGCATCCTCGCGTTCGGCGTGCTCTCCCCGCTCTCCTACATCCTCGTGCTCACCGCGGTGACGATGGCGCCGGTCGCCCTGGTCGCCCCCGTGCGCGAGGTGAGCGTCGTGCTGGTGTCCCTGTTCGGCGCGGTCGTCCTGCGCGAGGGCTCGGCCGCGAAACGCATCACCGCCTCGGTCCTCGTGGTCGGCGGCGTGCTGATGCTGACACTCTGA
- a CDS encoding GIY-YIG nuclease family protein → MNRCLIVDDAGQCCAASVAPGAPLDLCAAHLLEAHDWVAGDVGVTDILPSPCLACGSRLGLHYPSGWLCAVCEWKVGEVPDPDDALAARVDVVYYLRFGDRIKIGTSSNPRQRFAALRYDEVLAFERGDRTLEQRRHAQFAAHRLSPRSEWFGSHDALLAHIEVLRSGVDDPWSLYALWRSQRLALGAS, encoded by the coding sequence GTGAACAGGTGTCTGATCGTCGACGACGCCGGGCAGTGCTGCGCCGCCAGCGTGGCTCCCGGTGCTCCGCTCGACCTCTGCGCCGCCCACCTCTTGGAGGCCCACGACTGGGTCGCCGGCGACGTGGGGGTCACCGACATCCTGCCCTCGCCCTGTCTCGCCTGCGGTTCCCGGCTCGGGCTGCACTACCCCTCCGGCTGGCTGTGCGCGGTCTGCGAGTGGAAGGTCGGCGAAGTTCCCGACCCCGACGACGCCCTCGCGGCCCGGGTCGACGTCGTCTACTACCTGCGCTTCGGCGACCGCATCAAGATCGGTACGTCCAGCAACCCGCGGCAGCGGTTCGCGGCTCTGCGCTACGACGAGGTGCTCGCCTTCGAGCGCGGCGACCGCACGCTCGAGCAGCGGCGGCACGCGCAGTTCGCGGCGCACCGGCTGTCTCCGCGGTCCGAGTGGTTCGGCAGCCACGACGCGCTGCTCGCCCACATCGAGGTCCTGCGGTCGGGTGTCGACGACCCGTGGTCGCTCTACGCGCTCTGGCGCAGCCAGCGGTTGGCGCTCGGGGCGTCCTGA
- a CDS encoding GNAT family N-acetyltransferase, with the protein MSVGIDETPDAASATPALQIRLASPDELARVGELTYAAYSHDYDDLPPDYAAQLRHPEHLIGEFEVYVAVDAAGDFVGTVAVLRDGFDQEGRIGPGEELYFRLLATAPTARGRGIGAALTTFVIDLARQRGLARVVMNSGPDMLGAHALYYKLGFSRATERETTFVSGGRELTLLTFVIDVA; encoded by the coding sequence ATGAGCGTGGGTATCGATGAGACTCCGGATGCCGCCTCCGCGACACCCGCTCTGCAGATCCGTCTCGCGTCGCCCGACGAGTTGGCGCGCGTCGGCGAACTCACCTACGCCGCGTATTCGCACGACTACGACGATCTGCCCCCGGACTACGCGGCACAGCTGCGGCATCCCGAGCACCTGATCGGCGAATTCGAGGTCTACGTGGCCGTCGACGCCGCGGGCGACTTCGTCGGCACCGTCGCGGTGCTGCGCGACGGCTTCGACCAGGAGGGCCGGATCGGGCCGGGGGAGGAGCTGTACTTCCGCCTGCTCGCCACGGCCCCGACGGCCAGGGGGCGCGGCATCGGCGCCGCGCTCACGACCTTCGTCATCGACCTCGCCCGGCAGCGCGGCCTGGCGCGCGTGGTGATGAACAGCGGCCCCGACATGCTCGGCGCGCACGCCCTGTACTACAAGCTCGGCTTCAGCCGCGCGACCGAGCGCGAGACGACCTTCGTGAGCGGCGGACGCGAGCTGACGCTGCTGACCTTCGTCATCGACGTGGCCTGA
- a CDS encoding PRC-barrel domain-containing protein — MFEAENVRDWIGLPVVDFSGVKIGTLESIYFDTATDEAAFAAVHIGMLGGQKLVFAPLKGAVVAPKHLKVLYSKKQVKESPFIGTDGELEAGLEPELYTHFELPYATGANGERRLGRR; from the coding sequence ATGTTCGAAGCGGAAAACGTGCGCGACTGGATCGGTCTGCCCGTCGTGGACTTCTCGGGGGTCAAGATCGGCACGCTCGAGAGTATCTACTTCGACACCGCGACCGACGAGGCCGCCTTCGCGGCCGTGCACATCGGAATGCTCGGCGGGCAGAAGCTCGTCTTCGCGCCGCTGAAGGGCGCCGTCGTCGCTCCCAAGCACCTCAAGGTGCTGTACTCCAAGAAGCAGGTCAAGGAGTCGCCGTTCATCGGCACCGACGGCGAACTCGAGGCCGGCCTCGAGCCCGAGCTGTACACGCACTTCGAGCTGCCGTACGCCACGGGCGCCAACGGCGAACGCCGTCTGGGCCGCCGCTAA
- a CDS encoding VOC family protein has protein sequence MIGTLESIVLDCPDPRALAEFYGEVLGMRIASDDPGWVEIIGPGGRPLLAFQGVENYTPPQWPGQLVPQQLHLDIKVDDLDAAEAGVLSLGATRTGSEKETFRVYLDPAGHPFCLVSPVD, from the coding sequence ATGATCGGAACCCTCGAATCCATCGTCCTCGACTGCCCCGATCCCCGCGCCCTCGCCGAGTTCTACGGCGAAGTGCTGGGCATGCGCATCGCCTCCGACGACCCGGGCTGGGTCGAGATCATCGGACCCGGCGGCCGCCCGCTGCTCGCGTTCCAGGGCGTCGAGAACTACACCCCGCCGCAGTGGCCGGGGCAGCTCGTGCCCCAGCAGCTGCACCTCGACATCAAGGTCGATGATCTGGATGCCGCAGAAGCCGGCGTTCTCTCGCTGGGTGCCACGCGCACCGGTTCGGAGAAGGAGACGTTCCGCGTCTACCTCGACCCCGCGGGGCACCCGTTCTGCCTGGTGAGCCCGGTCGACTGA
- a CDS encoding three-helix bundle dimerization domain-containing protein translates to MTTDVSDEDIIQQVTGRLVEKNPTVAQPEIEALVREEFAGLAGRPVHDYLSVLTERAVKKRIKKGSAG, encoded by the coding sequence ATGACGACCGATGTGAGCGACGAAGACATCATCCAACAGGTCACCGGGCGCCTGGTCGAGAAGAATCCGACCGTCGCCCAGCCTGAGATCGAGGCTCTCGTGCGCGAGGAGTTCGCCGGTCTGGCCGGCCGCCCCGTGCACGACTACCTCTCGGTGCTGACCGAGCGGGCGGTCAAAAAGCGCATCAAGAAGGGCTCGGCCGGATGA
- a CDS encoding PLP-dependent cysteine synthase family protein encodes MPAAIATPSPAWRRLALRTLADDEHATPESPLVRFPLPSAWGIDLYLKDESALPSGSLKHRLARSLLVHGLVNGQITGHTTLVDASSGSTAVSEAWFARLLGLPFVAVVPAGVSVEKVRLIESFGGTVRFAADPCAVSALAAELGAQRGWYFLDQFSLASTATDWRRGNVAEALFTQLAGERHPEPRWIVVGAGTGGTSATVGRYCRYTARETRLAVVDPENSAYFEAWRTGRADVAAGGSRIEGIGRPTVEKSFVADTIDEMIPVDDAHSVAAMQLLAATTGIAAGPSTGTNLAGALLVIERMLRAGETGSVVTLICDSGDRYAGTFYSEPWLREARIDPGEAGRGIRSFLAGSALHHVA; translated from the coding sequence ATGCCCGCTGCCATCGCCACCCCGTCGCCCGCCTGGCGTCGTCTCGCGCTGCGGACCCTGGCGGACGACGAACACGCGACGCCGGAGTCGCCGCTCGTGCGGTTCCCGCTGCCGTCGGCGTGGGGCATCGACCTCTATCTCAAGGACGAGTCCGCCCTGCCGAGCGGGTCGCTCAAACACCGGCTCGCCCGGTCCTTGCTGGTCCACGGCCTCGTCAACGGGCAGATCACCGGGCACACGACTCTCGTCGACGCCTCGAGCGGCTCCACCGCCGTTTCCGAAGCGTGGTTCGCCCGCCTGCTCGGCCTGCCGTTCGTCGCCGTCGTGCCCGCGGGCGTCTCGGTCGAGAAGGTGCGGCTGATCGAGTCGTTCGGCGGCACCGTGCGTTTCGCCGCCGACCCGTGCGCCGTCTCGGCACTGGCCGCAGAGCTCGGCGCTCAGCGCGGCTGGTACTTCCTCGACCAGTTCTCCCTCGCCTCGACCGCGACCGACTGGCGCCGCGGCAACGTCGCGGAGGCCCTCTTTACGCAGCTCGCCGGCGAGCGCCACCCCGAACCGCGCTGGATCGTCGTCGGCGCGGGCACCGGCGGCACGAGCGCGACCGTCGGACGCTACTGCCGCTACACCGCGCGCGAGACCCGGCTGGCCGTGGTCGACCCCGAGAATTCCGCCTACTTCGAGGCGTGGCGTACAGGGCGGGCGGATGTCGCGGCCGGCGGATCCCGCATCGAGGGCATCGGGCGGCCGACGGTGGAGAAGTCGTTCGTCGCCGACACCATCGACGAGATGATCCCCGTGGATGACGCGCACTCCGTCGCGGCGATGCAACTGCTCGCCGCGACCACCGGTATCGCCGCCGGGCCGTCGACCGGCACGAACCTGGCCGGGGCGCTGCTGGTCATCGAGCGGATGCTCCGCGCCGGCGAGACCGGCAGCGTGGTGACGCTGATCTGCGACTCGGGCGACCGCTACGCCGGAACGTTCTACAGCGAGCCCTGGCTGCGGGAGGCCCGCATCGATCCGGGCGAGGCCGGCCGCGGCATCCGGAGTTTTCTCGCCGGCAGCGCGCTGCACCACGTCGCCTGA
- a CDS encoding TetR family transcriptional regulator: MAESPARATDSRTLRTVQAIEDAVRDALREVPLDHLTVAEVCRRAGVGRPSFYTHFDSIPRLVAQLLTADVDNALPIPDVERVPTELLEPAITENLADSLATVARHRELYRSVFTSASSGVLRSELDRAIGNRVRNIVAIWQDRGIVGEIDLVVAVPFATGGITRALEAWAFDDSTDSAGRARAIRDQMPRWWPFPD, encoded by the coding sequence GTGGCCGAATCCCCTGCACGCGCGACCGACTCGCGCACCCTGCGTACCGTGCAGGCGATCGAGGACGCCGTGCGCGACGCCCTGCGGGAGGTGCCGCTCGACCACCTCACCGTCGCCGAGGTCTGCCGCCGCGCCGGTGTCGGCCGCCCCAGCTTCTACACCCACTTCGACTCGATCCCCCGGCTCGTCGCGCAGCTGCTGACCGCCGACGTCGACAACGCGCTACCGATCCCCGACGTCGAGCGGGTGCCGACGGAGCTGCTCGAGCCCGCGATCACCGAGAACCTCGCCGACTCCCTCGCGACGGTGGCGCGTCACCGCGAGCTGTACCGGTCGGTCTTCACGTCGGCATCGTCGGGCGTGCTGCGCAGCGAACTCGACCGCGCCATCGGCAACCGCGTGCGCAACATCGTCGCGATCTGGCAGGACCGCGGCATCGTCGGCGAGATCGACCTCGTCGTCGCGGTGCCGTTCGCGACCGGCGGCATCACCCGCGCGCTGGAGGCGTGGGCGTTCGACGACTCGACGGATTCCGCGGGTCGCGCCCGCGCCATCCGCGACCAGATGCCCCGCTGGTGGCCGTTCCCCGACTAG
- a CDS encoding VOC family protein, translated as MSIATTPHLNFRGDAHAALEFYQSVFGGAVTVATYGDFGMPAGVPGADKVVFGQVETTEGFRVMAYDIPGQSGGSAASAGSTRRENGTTVTDQPFFVAVRGETLAEVEAYWSALSVGATIVEPLAASAWSPGFGMLTDAFGVTWVLDVAAAYSAE; from the coding sequence ATGAGCATCGCAACCACACCCCACCTCAACTTCCGCGGCGACGCCCACGCCGCCCTCGAGTTCTACCAGTCGGTCTTCGGCGGCGCGGTCACCGTCGCGACCTACGGCGACTTCGGTATGCCCGCGGGTGTGCCCGGTGCCGACAAGGTCGTCTTCGGCCAGGTCGAGACCACCGAGGGCTTCCGGGTCATGGCGTACGACATCCCCGGCCAGTCGGGCGGATCGGCGGCCTCGGCCGGTTCGACCCGGCGCGAGAACGGCACCACCGTCACCGACCAGCCGTTCTTCGTCGCCGTGCGCGGCGAGACGCTCGCCGAGGTCGAGGCCTACTGGTCCGCGCTCTCCGTGGGTGCGACAATCGTCGAGCCGCTCGCGGCATCCGCGTGGAGCCCCGGCTTCGGCATGCTCACCGACGCGTTCGGCGTGACCTGGGTGCTCGACGTCGCCGCGGCGTACAGCGCGGAGTAG